One Mycolicibacterium fortuitum subsp. fortuitum genomic window carries:
- the rplN gene encoding 50S ribosomal protein L14, whose translation MIQQESRLKVADNTGAKEILCIRVLGGSSRRYAGIGDVIVATVKDAIPGGNVKRGDVVKAVVVRTVKERRRADGSYIKFDENAAVIIKADNDPRGTRIFGPVGRELREKRFMKIVSLAPEVL comes from the coding sequence GTGATTCAGCAGGAATCGCGGTTGAAGGTCGCCGACAACACGGGCGCCAAGGAGATCTTGTGCATCCGTGTGCTCGGTGGCTCATCGCGACGCTACGCAGGCATCGGTGATGTCATCGTCGCGACCGTCAAGGACGCCATCCCCGGCGGCAACGTCAAGCGCGGCGATGTCGTCAAGGCCGTCGTGGTGCGCACCGTCAAGGAGCGCCGCCGCGCCGATGGCAGCTACATCAAGTTCGACGAGAACGCGGCCGTCATCATCAAGGCCGACAACGACCCGCGCGGTACCCGCATCTTCGGGCCCGTCGGCCGGGAACTGCGCGAGAAGCGCTTCATGAAGATCGTCTCGCTGGCGCCGGAGGTTTTGTGA
- a CDS encoding formylglycine-generating enzyme family protein: MASELIELAGGTFRMGSTAFYPEEAPVHTVTVGAFAIERHPVTTAEFGAFVEATGYVTIAERPMDPALYPGVDEADLVPGALVFRPTDGPVDLRDWRQWWDWAPGANWRHPFGPDRDPAAPDHPVVQVAYPDAAAYAAWAGRRLPTEAEWEYAARGGVEGTYAWGDEVNPGGALMANTWQGRFPYRNDGALGWRGTSPVGSFPPNAFGLFDMIGNVWEWTTTLFAGQHRPQADAPACCPPPADPDPMVNQVLKGGSHLCAPEYCHRYRPAARSPQSQDSSTTHIGFRCVAG, encoded by the coding sequence GTGGCCTCCGAACTCATCGAGCTTGCCGGCGGGACCTTCCGAATGGGTTCGACGGCGTTCTACCCCGAAGAGGCCCCGGTACACACCGTGACCGTCGGCGCGTTCGCCATCGAGCGACATCCGGTCACCACCGCTGAGTTCGGTGCATTCGTCGAGGCCACCGGATATGTCACGATCGCCGAACGACCGATGGACCCCGCGCTGTATCCCGGTGTGGACGAGGCCGACCTGGTACCCGGCGCTCTGGTGTTCAGACCCACCGACGGCCCCGTCGATCTGAGGGACTGGCGCCAGTGGTGGGACTGGGCGCCGGGAGCCAACTGGCGGCATCCCTTCGGGCCCGACCGGGACCCGGCCGCACCCGACCATCCCGTGGTGCAGGTCGCCTACCCGGACGCCGCGGCCTACGCAGCCTGGGCCGGACGTCGGCTGCCCACCGAGGCCGAGTGGGAGTACGCCGCGCGTGGGGGAGTCGAGGGGACCTACGCCTGGGGTGACGAGGTCAACCCGGGTGGAGCGCTCATGGCCAACACCTGGCAGGGCCGGTTCCCGTATCGCAACGACGGTGCTCTGGGATGGCGCGGTACCTCACCGGTCGGAAGCTTCCCACCCAACGCGTTCGGCCTGTTCGACATGATCGGCAACGTGTGGGAGTGGACGACGACGCTGTTCGCCGGGCAGCACCGTCCGCAGGCCGATGCGCCGGCATGCTGCCCGCCCCCCGCAGACCCTGATCCGATGGTGAACCAGGTGCTCAAGGGCGGTTCTCACCTGTGTGCCCCGGAGTATTGTCATCGCTACCGGCCGGCGGCGCGGTCACCCCAGTCGCAGGACAGCTCCACCACACACATCGGATTTCGCTGCGTGGCAGGCTGA
- a CDS encoding TetR/AcrR family transcriptional regulator, giving the protein MASSRDRILDAYEDVLTIEGERYATLEAVAAKAGVSKGGLLYHFPSKDRLAEALCERLLALAADDVEEMRRAPDGPARYYIRSSHYAGTPLDRTLVAVSRLQQSGDSHARSVIEAVSADWLNLLHETLGDLDVARAVKLIGDGLYYSALHRALGGHATEAQQDNGLLAIIDRITAKSDAIQ; this is encoded by the coding sequence ATGGCTTCGTCGCGGGACCGCATCCTGGACGCCTATGAGGATGTGTTGACAATTGAGGGCGAGCGGTACGCCACCCTTGAAGCAGTGGCGGCCAAGGCGGGAGTCTCAAAAGGCGGACTGCTGTATCACTTCCCCTCGAAGGACCGGCTCGCCGAGGCGCTCTGCGAGCGATTGCTCGCGCTGGCGGCAGACGATGTGGAAGAGATGCGGAGAGCTCCCGACGGCCCCGCGCGGTACTACATCAGGTCCTCGCATTACGCCGGAACGCCACTCGATCGCACCCTGGTGGCGGTCTCCCGGTTGCAGCAGTCCGGCGACAGCCACGCCCGGTCGGTCATCGAGGCGGTGTCGGCCGACTGGTTGAACCTGCTCCACGAAACACTCGGCGACCTCGATGTGGCCCGCGCGGTGAAACTGATCGGCGACGGGCTGTACTACAGCGCGCTGCACCGTGCACTCGGCGGCCACGCGACAGAGGCACAACAGGACAACGGATTACTGGCGATCATCGACCGCATCACCGCCAAGTCAGACGCCATTCAATGA
- a CDS encoding arylsulfatase, giving the protein MAAFNGKIELDIRDSEPDWGPYAAPTAAENAPNVLYLVWDDTGIATWDCFGGLVEMPAMSRIAERGVRLSQFHTTALCSPTRASLLTGRNATTVGMATIEEFTDGFPNCNGRIPFETALLSEVLAENGYNTYCVGKWHLTPLEESNLAATKRHWPCSRGFERFYGFMGGETDQWYPDLVYDNHPVDPPATPEEGYHLSQDLADKTIEFIRDALVIAPDKPWFTYLCPGAGHAPHHVFKEWADRYAGRFDMGYEAYRETVLENQKRLGIVPPGTELSPINPYADAKGPNGEPWPTQDTVRPWDSLSPEEKRLFARMAEVFAGFLSYTDAQIGRVLDFLEATGQLDNTIIVVISDNGASGEGGPNGSVNETKFFNGYIDTAEEGLKFIDRLGSPETYNHYPIGWAMAFNTPYKLFKRYASHEGGIADTAIISWPNGIGAHGAVRDNYINVCDITPTIYDLLGITPPATVRGVAQKPLDGVSFKVALDDPDAPTGKETQFYTMLGTRGIWHKGWFANTVHAATPSGWSHFDSDRWELFHIEADRSQCHDLADAEPDKLAELTELWFSEADKYNGLPLADLNIVETMTRWRPYLVGERTRYTYYPHTAEVGLGAAAELRGQSFTVLADVTVKSADAQGVLFKQGGAHGGHVLFLVGGRLHYVYNFLGEHEQSLVSPEPVPLGRHIFGVQYQRAGTVEGSHTPVGDATLFVDDTAVAQLAGMQTHPGMFALAGGGICIGRNTGSAVSQQYRAPFAFTGGAIGQVSVDLSGEPYQNLERSLAAAFAKD; this is encoded by the coding sequence ATGGCTGCTTTCAACGGCAAGATCGAGCTGGACATCCGTGATTCCGAGCCGGACTGGGGACCCTACGCCGCGCCGACTGCGGCCGAGAATGCCCCGAACGTGCTGTACCTGGTGTGGGACGACACCGGCATCGCCACCTGGGACTGTTTCGGTGGTTTGGTGGAGATGCCTGCGATGAGCCGTATCGCCGAGCGCGGAGTCCGGTTGTCGCAGTTCCACACCACAGCGCTGTGCTCGCCCACTCGCGCTTCTCTGCTCACCGGCCGCAACGCCACGACGGTCGGGATGGCCACCATCGAGGAATTCACCGATGGGTTTCCCAACTGCAACGGGCGGATTCCGTTCGAGACGGCCCTGCTCTCCGAAGTGCTCGCCGAGAACGGCTACAACACCTACTGCGTGGGCAAGTGGCACCTGACCCCGTTGGAGGAGTCCAACCTCGCTGCGACCAAACGGCATTGGCCGTGCTCGCGCGGCTTCGAACGGTTCTACGGATTCATGGGCGGCGAGACCGATCAGTGGTATCCGGACCTGGTGTACGACAACCATCCGGTCGATCCGCCTGCCACGCCGGAGGAGGGCTATCACCTGTCGCAGGATCTGGCCGACAAGACCATCGAGTTCATCCGTGACGCCTTGGTGATCGCTCCTGACAAGCCCTGGTTCACCTACCTGTGCCCAGGTGCCGGCCATGCCCCGCACCACGTGTTCAAGGAGTGGGCCGACCGCTATGCGGGCCGGTTCGACATGGGCTACGAGGCCTACCGCGAGACCGTGCTGGAGAATCAGAAGCGACTGGGCATCGTGCCCCCCGGCACCGAGCTGTCACCGATCAACCCGTATGCGGATGCCAAGGGGCCCAACGGCGAACCGTGGCCCACCCAGGACACCGTCCGGCCGTGGGACTCGCTCTCGCCCGAGGAGAAGCGGTTGTTCGCGCGGATGGCCGAGGTGTTCGCCGGGTTCCTGTCCTACACCGACGCCCAGATCGGACGGGTGCTGGACTTTTTGGAGGCGACCGGGCAACTCGACAACACGATCATCGTGGTGATCTCCGACAACGGCGCCAGCGGAGAAGGCGGGCCGAACGGTTCGGTCAACGAGACCAAGTTCTTCAACGGTTACATCGACACTGCCGAGGAGGGGCTGAAGTTCATAGACCGTCTGGGATCGCCCGAGACCTACAACCATTACCCGATCGGCTGGGCGATGGCCTTCAACACCCCGTACAAGCTGTTCAAGCGCTACGCCTCCCATGAAGGTGGAATCGCCGACACCGCAATCATCTCGTGGCCCAACGGGATCGGTGCCCACGGAGCGGTGCGGGACAACTACATCAACGTCTGCGACATCACCCCGACCATCTACGACCTGCTCGGCATCACGCCGCCGGCCACCGTTCGCGGCGTTGCGCAGAAGCCATTGGACGGAGTGAGTTTCAAAGTGGCGCTGGATGATCCGGATGCACCGACCGGCAAGGAGACCCAGTTCTACACCATGCTCGGCACCCGCGGCATCTGGCACAAGGGCTGGTTCGCCAACACCGTGCACGCCGCCACCCCGTCGGGCTGGTCCCACTTCGACTCCGACCGGTGGGAGCTGTTCCACATCGAGGCCGACCGCAGCCAGTGCCACGATCTCGCCGACGCGGAGCCGGACAAGCTCGCCGAACTGACGGAGTTGTGGTTCAGCGAGGCCGACAAGTACAACGGGCTGCCGCTGGCAGATCTCAACATCGTCGAGACGATGACCCGTTGGCGGCCATATCTGGTCGGGGAGCGGACCAGATATACCTACTATCCGCACACTGCCGAGGTCGGCCTCGGGGCCGCCGCGGAACTGCGCGGTCAGTCCTTCACCGTGCTCGCCGACGTCACCGTGAAAAGTGCCGACGCGCAGGGCGTGCTGTTCAAGCAAGGCGGTGCGCACGGAGGTCACGTGCTCTTTCTGGTGGGCGGGCGACTGCACTACGTCTATAACTTTCTCGGCGAGCATGAGCAGTCGTTGGTCTCACCGGAGCCGGTTCCGTTGGGGCGCCACATCTTCGGAGTGCAATATCAGCGGGCAGGCACCGTCGAGGGCAGCCACACCCCGGTCGGGGACGCCACGCTGTTCGTCGACGACACCGCCGTCGCGCAACTGGCGGGGATGCAGACCCACCCCGGCATGTTCGCCCTCGCCGGAGGCGGCATCTGCATCGGCCGCAACACCGGATCAGCCGTCTCGCAACAGTATCGGGCACCGTTCGCCTTCACCGGCGGCGCCATCGGCCAGGTCAGCGTCGATCTGTCCGGTGAGCCGTACCAGAATCTCGAGCGCAGCCTCGCGGCCGCGTTCGCCAAGGACTGA
- a CDS encoding MFS transporter: MRVYRDVLRVPGVLNVTASQLFARLPLGMLNLAILLHVQSKTGAYALAGAAVACVSVGEAVAMPLTARLAGRAMTPTLVTAALANGAAMIAMAFAGASPVLVLMLGVVIGASVPPLMPVVRALYPQLVPRDGVRALFAFDTTAQELIWVVGPVATTFLASSLSTALPLFASAVVTVVGTGWFLLSARRLRPAASPGTSAFGRVIANRAVILAMAASLALVASFMALEVGIVAAFGSSGLTAGLAIAVASVGSLIGGLAFGHRRFGLVGLVAALSTVAVGTGVFGIIDHRGAEFAALFVSGLGFAPAMSALYVMVSAEIADHSATEAFGWLNSAAFVGGASGTALAGVATDMHGAAGPIVVATSLACLAASSPLVARLRGPLPGLAGQPPTRTDTNATEHFPTTSGSVLKGTSVSSANAGERV, from the coding sequence ATGCGGGTGTACCGCGACGTACTCCGAGTCCCGGGTGTGCTCAACGTGACCGCTTCCCAACTGTTCGCCCGGCTGCCGCTGGGCATGCTCAACCTCGCGATCCTGTTGCACGTCCAGTCGAAGACCGGGGCCTACGCGTTGGCCGGAGCGGCGGTGGCATGCGTGAGCGTCGGGGAAGCGGTCGCGATGCCGCTAACCGCCCGGTTGGCCGGACGGGCCATGACGCCCACTCTGGTTACGGCGGCCCTGGCGAACGGCGCCGCCATGATCGCCATGGCGTTCGCCGGTGCTTCACCGGTGCTGGTGCTGATGCTGGGTGTGGTGATCGGCGCCTCGGTGCCGCCGCTGATGCCCGTGGTACGGGCGCTCTACCCGCAGCTGGTTCCCCGCGACGGTGTGCGCGCATTGTTCGCCTTCGATACCACTGCGCAGGAACTGATCTGGGTTGTCGGTCCGGTGGCCACCACCTTCCTGGCCTCGTCGCTGTCGACTGCGCTGCCGTTGTTCGCGTCCGCGGTGGTCACCGTCGTGGGGACCGGGTGGTTTCTGCTGAGCGCACGGCGCCTTCGGCCCGCTGCGTCTCCGGGTACATCAGCTTTCGGGCGGGTGATCGCGAATCGGGCAGTCATTCTTGCCATGGCTGCCAGCCTTGCGCTGGTCGCCTCCTTCATGGCGCTGGAAGTCGGCATCGTCGCCGCCTTCGGCAGCTCCGGTCTGACCGCCGGTCTCGCCATCGCCGTGGCGAGCGTGGGGTCACTCATCGGTGGCCTCGCATTCGGGCACAGAAGGTTTGGGCTCGTTGGGCTCGTAGCGGCATTGTCGACCGTGGCCGTGGGGACGGGTGTGTTCGGCATCATCGACCACCGCGGGGCGGAGTTCGCCGCACTGTTCGTCTCCGGACTGGGCTTCGCGCCGGCGATGTCCGCGCTGTATGTGATGGTGTCGGCCGAGATCGCCGACCATTCCGCTACGGAGGCTTTCGGCTGGCTCAACAGCGCCGCGTTTGTGGGCGGGGCGAGCGGGACCGCGCTTGCCGGGGTGGCCACCGACATGCACGGGGCTGCTGGCCCGATCGTGGTCGCGACATCACTGGCATGCCTCGCGGCCAGCAGCCCGCTCGTTGCCCGGCTGCGGGGTCCACTCCCGGGGCTCGCCGGCCAGCCGCCTACGCGAACCGACACGAACGCGACTGAGCATTTTCCGACCACGTCAGGATCGGTGTTGAAGGGAACGTCAGTTTCTTCAGCAAACGCTGGCGAGCGGGTGTAA
- the rplX gene encoding 50S ribosomal protein L24, producing MKVHKGDTVLVVSGKDKGAKGKVIEAYPTRDKVLVEGVNRIKKHTAQSQNERGASSGGIVTQEAAIHVSNVMVVDSDGKPTRVGYRVDEETGKKVRIAKTNGKDI from the coding sequence ATGAAGGTCCACAAGGGCGACACCGTGCTGGTGGTCTCGGGCAAGGACAAGGGCGCGAAGGGCAAGGTCATCGAGGCCTACCCGACCCGCGACAAGGTCCTCGTCGAGGGCGTCAACCGGATCAAGAAGCACACTGCCCAGTCGCAGAACGAGCGTGGCGCGTCGTCGGGTGGCATCGTCACCCAGGAAGCCGCCATCCACGTTTCCAACGTGATGGTGGTCGATTCCGACGGCAAGCCGACTCGTGTGGGTTACCGCGTCGATGAAGAGACCGGCAAGAAGGTCCGCATCGCCAAGACCAATGGCAAGGACATCTGA